A region from the Rosa rugosa chromosome 6, drRosRugo1.1, whole genome shotgun sequence genome encodes:
- the LOC133718309 gene encoding uncharacterized protein LOC133718309 translates to MGWGGRASKRGGGDGGGGERDTTTSGCMCALFQLFDFHQLQFPNLHHQQHSLRPEDLSLPKGVEAPRNSLDSSEEGTSLSSITKEEESLNSPILKIQQIKTSGGTVSDSSSCSPGTKTPSLVARLMGLDLLPESHSPSSTSSLTPNPRSISKPHLNLHPLRPSRQPLQNTKDFKAASTRSLPETPRISSARRSDVDHHHRLSLQINKENIAVGEELEFSRLSSFKRKELLKSIIGDHESGRSPSHYARQIVKQVKETVSRKMGLVDVTNTTRNDRDLLNHQLKLKKATQDANPGKPSTPSSCSPRLRLSEAKTIKPRTTNTIATTTSTTCKDQIQVLPPKPNNVKVQAKPKPQPLQEQKPPQAISIQKRRRIADDGFSPAKLKKQEEAFVRPSTAPTRAQQQCKKTQLISNNLLNLNNVPTLLPIKKDPSPPATKLPQKQLSSSTSQQLQSQYKQDQASSSSLVLAARGKNDDVVPNGLAATRTTGGAGVVVGISADVRQYVTRILCRTGIDKDTQVSFTNWFSPSHPLDPSIFYHLENSFTAFTTTHPSQLGLRCNRKLVFHVVDDILVEILRPYLNLKPWVSSTSVTKFGYKGSKLIDIVCYKIQSFPGADCRVLEDIDALIDEDLPESKVQSVMALSFEEEGEGVVREIEEDILDTLVHEAAMCLWF, encoded by the exons ATGGGTTGGGGTGGAAGAGCCTCGAAgagaggtggtggagatggtggAGGAGGGGAGAGAGACACCACCACTTCTGGTTGCATGTGTGCTCTTTTTCAGCTCTTCGATTTCCATCAACTTCAGTTCCCTAATTTACACCACCAACAACACTCTCTACGCCCAGaagatctctctctccccaaag GTGTTGAAGCACCAAGGAATAGCTTGGATTCATCTGAGGAAGGGACTTCATTGTCATCTatcacaaaagaagaagaaagtttaAACAGTCCT ATTCTGAAAATCCAACAAATCAAAACAAGTGGAGGCACAGTATCAGATAGCAGCAGCTGCTCACCAGGAACAAAGACTCCAAGTCTAGTAGCAAGATTAATGGGTCTTGACCTTCTTCCTGAATCTCACTCACCCTCTTCTACTTCATCATTAACACCAAATCCTCGTTCCATTTCAAAGCCACATTTGAATCTACACCCTCTTCGGCCTTCTCGCCAACCCCTCCAAAACACCAAAGACTTCAAAGCAGCAAGTACTCGCTCGTTACCGGAGACTCCTAGAATATCATCTGCCAGAAGATCGGACGTTGATCACCACCACCGCCTTTCGCTTCAGATCAACAAAGAGAACATAGCCGTTGGCGAGGAGTTGGAGTTTTCTAGGCTGTCGTCTTTTAAAAGGAAGGAGCTGCTCAAGAGTATTATTGGAGACCATGAGAGTGGTAGGAGCCCGAGTCACTATGCTAGGCAAATCGTCAAACAGGTCAAGGAGACTGTGAGCAGGAAAATGGGATTGGTCGACGTCACAAATACCACAAGAAATGATCGAGACCTCCTCAATCACCAGCTCAAATTGAAAAAAGCTACGCAAGACGCAAATCCCGGAAAACCATCAACACCTTCTTCTTGCTCCCCAAGGCTCAGATTGTCGGAGGCCAAGACCATCAAACCACGCACCACCAATACTATAGCAACAACAACATCAACAACTTGCAAGGACCAAATTCAAGTTCTACCTCCAAAACCAAACAATGTCAAGGTTCAAGCCAAGCCAAAGCCTCAACCACTGCAAGAACAGAAGCCGCCTCAGGCCATATCAATTCAGAAGCGCCGAAGAATTGCTGACGATGGGTTTAGTCCTGCGAAATTGAAGAAGCAAGAAGAAGCCTTCGTTCGTCCATCAACGGCTCCCACAAGAGCTCAGCAGCAATGCAAGAAGACCCAACTCATCTCGAACAATCTTCTCAATCTCAACAATGTGCCTACTCTTCTTCCGATCAAGAAAGACCCTTCACCGCCGGCGACTAAACTCCCACAAAAACAG TTATCTAGTTCCACGAGCCAGCAGCTGCAGAGTCAGTACAAACAAGATCAAGCCTCCTCCTCGAGCCTTGTGCTCGCTGCCCGAGGCAAAAACGACGACGTAGTACCAAACGGTCTCGCCGCCACCAGAACCACCGGTGGCGctggtgttgttgttggaatATCAGCAGATGTGCGCCAGTACGTCACGAGAATATTATGCCGTACTGGCATAGATAAAGACACACAAGTTTCGTTCACCAACTGGTTCTCTCCGTCCCACCCACTTGACCCCTCCATTTTTTACCACCTCGAAAACTCTTTCACCGCTTTTACCACAACTCACCCTAGCCAACTCGGCCTTAGGTGCAACCGGAAGCTAGTGTTCCATGTGGTGGACGATATTCTTGTCGAAATTTTGAGACCCTATCTCAACCTCAAGCCATGGGTTAGCTCAACTAGTGTTACAAAATTTGGTTACAAGGGATCGAAGTTGATCGACATTGTGTGCTACAAAATCCAGAGCTTTCCGGGCGCCGATTGCCGTGTTCTAGAGGACATCGACGCGTTGATCGACGAGGACTTGCCGGAGTCGAAGGTGCAAAGTGTAATGGCTTTGTcttttgaagaagaaggagaggggGTGGTGAGGGAGATAGAGGAGGACATATTGGACACTCTAGTGCACGAAGCGGCTATGTGCCTATGGTTTTGA